The following coding sequences lie in one Kamptonema formosum PCC 6407 genomic window:
- the gcvP gene encoding aminomethyl-transferring glycine dehydrogenase, with amino-acid sequence MTPYSPEIKSTQQPTPASTGGFVNRHIGPTAAEVQLMLDVLGSPTLDRLIDKTVPQAIRLKQPLKLPAATREYAAIAQLKEIASKNQVFRSFIGMGYYDCITPPVIQRNILENPGWYTAYTPYQAEIAQGRLEALLNFQTMIIDLTGLEIANASLLDEGTAASEAMTMTYGISKNKAKAFFVSKDCHPQTIEVVQTRAQPLGFDIIIGDHQTFEFDKEIFGALLQYPATDGIIYDYKNFIEQAHNRGALVTVAADILSLCLLKPPGEFGADIAVGSTQRFGVPMGYGGPHAAYFATREEFKRQVPGRIVGVSKDVNGKPALRLALQTREQHIRRDKATSNICTAQVLLAVMASMYAVYHGPEGLQRIAERVHRFTATFAIGLERLGYKIGTEPFFDTFRVELGSKKSLAEIIEAADSRQINLRIFDEKTVGISIDETTSVGDLRNLWYVFAGFDPNSKDLFGFRTEEMLLQYQPFARTSSYLTHPVFNRYHSETELLRYLHRLESKDLSLTTSMIPLGSCTMKLNATSEMLPVTWPEFGKLHPFAPLSQTQGYQVLFQQLEEWLAEITGFAGISLQPNAGSQGEYAGLLVIRQYHESRGESHRNVCLIPQSAHGTNPASAVMAGMKVVPVACDDQGNIDVEDLQKKAEKHSSELAALMVTYPSTHGVFEEQIQEICEIVHAKGGQVYMDGANMNAQVGLCRPGDFGADVCHLNLHKTFCIPHGGGGPGMGPIGVMSHLVEFLPTIHPPQPPLSKGGGNEVEEAKSIGYVSAAPWGSASILTISWMYIQMMGGEGLTEATKVAILNANYIARRLESYYPVLYKGKAGLVAHECILDLRSLKKSAGIEVEDIAKRLMDYGFHAPTVSWPVAGTVMVEPTESESKEELDRFCEAMIAIRKEIEEIENGKMDATNNLLKNAPHTAESLMVSEWNHPYSREAAAYPAPWTREYKFWPAVGRIDNAFGDRNFVCSCLPMEAYGEGLGARG; translated from the coding sequence TTGACACCCTATAGCCCTGAAATTAAGTCCACTCAGCAGCCAACTCCTGCCTCTACAGGTGGCTTTGTGAATCGGCATATTGGCCCTACTGCTGCTGAAGTCCAGCTTATGCTTGATGTTTTGGGTTCTCCCACCCTCGATCGCCTCATTGACAAAACTGTACCCCAAGCGATCCGCCTCAAGCAACCCCTCAAATTGCCCGCAGCCACACGCGAATATGCCGCGATCGCGCAACTTAAAGAAATTGCCTCTAAAAATCAAGTATTTCGCTCATTTATTGGCATGGGATATTACGACTGCATCACGCCGCCAGTAATTCAGCGGAATATTCTAGAAAATCCAGGTTGGTACACAGCTTATACGCCTTATCAAGCCGAAATTGCCCAAGGTAGATTAGAAGCTTTGCTGAATTTCCAAACCATGATTATCGACCTCACAGGATTGGAAATTGCTAACGCTTCCTTACTCGATGAAGGCACAGCAGCGTCAGAAGCCATGACTATGACTTATGGCATCAGTAAAAATAAAGCCAAAGCATTTTTTGTTTCTAAAGATTGCCATCCCCAAACTATAGAAGTAGTACAAACTCGCGCTCAACCATTGGGTTTTGATATTATTATTGGCGACCATCAAACCTTTGAATTTGACAAAGAAATTTTTGGGGCGCTGCTACAATATCCCGCTACCGATGGCATAATTTATGATTATAAAAATTTCATCGAACAAGCCCATAATCGCGGTGCTTTAGTAACAGTCGCCGCAGATATTTTGAGTCTTTGTCTGCTTAAACCCCCCGGTGAATTTGGCGCTGACATTGCCGTAGGCAGCACTCAGCGCTTCGGAGTACCGATGGGATATGGGGGGCCTCATGCAGCTTATTTCGCCACGCGAGAGGAGTTTAAACGGCAAGTTCCGGGGCGAATTGTGGGGGTTTCTAAGGATGTAAATGGGAAACCAGCTTTACGGTTAGCACTGCAAACTCGCGAACAGCATATCCGCCGCGATAAAGCTACTAGCAATATTTGTACTGCCCAAGTTTTGTTAGCAGTAATGGCTAGTATGTATGCTGTCTATCATGGGCCGGAGGGATTGCAAAGAATTGCCGAGAGAGTTCACAGGTTTACTGCTACTTTCGCAATTGGATTGGAACGCTTAGGATATAAAATTGGCACTGAACCTTTTTTTGATACTTTTCGCGTTGAATTAGGTTCAAAAAAGTCGCTGGCAGAAATTATAGAAGCTGCTGATTCACGTCAAATTAATCTAAGAATTTTTGATGAAAAGACTGTCGGGATTTCTATTGATGAAACTACGAGTGTTGGAGATTTGAGAAATCTCTGGTATGTGTTTGCGGGCTTCGATCCTAATTCCAAGGATTTGTTTGGATTTCGTACCGAAGAAATGCTTTTACAATATCAACCTTTTGCCCGTACTAGCAGTTATTTAACTCATCCTGTATTCAACCGCTATCACTCGGAAACCGAACTTTTGCGGTATTTACACCGACTGGAAAGTAAGGATTTATCGCTAACTACATCGATGATTCCTTTGGGTTCTTGTACGATGAAGTTAAATGCAACTTCGGAGATGTTGCCAGTGACTTGGCCGGAGTTTGGCAAGCTGCACCCCTTCGCACCTTTATCGCAAACTCAAGGCTATCAAGTTCTGTTCCAACAACTTGAAGAATGGCTAGCTGAAATTACTGGTTTTGCTGGCATTTCTCTACAACCAAATGCAGGTTCTCAAGGCGAATATGCAGGTTTATTGGTGATTCGGCAATACCATGAAAGTCGAGGTGAAAGTCATCGGAATGTTTGTTTAATTCCTCAGTCTGCACACGGTACAAATCCGGCAAGTGCGGTGATGGCAGGGATGAAAGTTGTGCCTGTTGCTTGCGATGACCAAGGCAATATTGATGTTGAAGACTTGCAGAAAAAGGCGGAAAAACATAGCAGCGAACTGGCTGCTTTAATGGTGACATATCCCTCTACTCACGGCGTTTTTGAAGAGCAAATTCAGGAAATTTGCGAGATTGTCCATGCTAAAGGTGGACAGGTTTATATGGATGGGGCTAATATGAATGCCCAAGTTGGTTTGTGTCGGCCGGGAGATTTTGGGGCGGATGTTTGTCACTTAAATTTGCATAAAACTTTCTGCATTCCTCACGGTGGCGGCGGCCCTGGCATGGGGCCAATTGGGGTAATGTCGCATTTGGTAGAATTTTTGCCGACAATTCACCCCCCCCAACCCCCCCTTAGTAAGGGAGGGGGAAATGAAGTTGAAGAGGCAAAATCTATTGGTTATGTTTCGGCTGCGCCTTGGGGAAGTGCTAGCATTTTGACTATTTCTTGGATGTATATTCAGATGATGGGTGGGGAGGGTTTAACTGAGGCAACTAAGGTGGCAATTTTGAATGCTAATTATATTGCGCGGCGGTTAGAAAGTTACTATCCTGTTTTGTATAAAGGCAAGGCGGGCTTGGTTGCCCATGAGTGTATTTTGGATTTGCGATCGCTAAAAAAATCCGCTGGTATTGAAGTGGAAGATATTGCTAAGCGCTTGATGGATTATGGTTTTCACGCGCCTACTGTTTCTTGGCCTGTTGCGGGTACGGTGATGGTGGAACCGACGGAAAGCGAATCGAAGGAGGAATTAGACCGTTTTTGTGAGGCGATGATTGCGATTCGCAAGGAAATTGAGGAGATTGAAAATGGTAAAATGGATGCTACCAATAATCTGTTAAAAAATGCACCGCATACGGCAGAATCGCTAATGGTATCTGAATGGAATCACCCTTATTCTCGCGAAGCAGCAGCTTATCCTGCGCCTTGGACGCGAGAATACAAATTCTGGCCGGCGGTGGGACGAATTGATAATGCCTTTGGCGATCGCAATTTTGTCTGTTCTTGTTTGCCAATGGAGGCCTATGGCGAGGGGCTAGGGGCTAGGGGCTAG
- a CDS encoding anion transporter, with product MILLKYLVLGLTYLGLGLGYLPGLRMNRAAIAIAGSGLVVALGILNLNSAWEAIDAGTIVFLLGMMVVNSALGASGFFQLALVFLTRFGKSPLGILVAITFGSGILSAFFLNDTTAILLTPLTLTLTRSLSVNPLPYLLALAGGTNLGSVATISGNPQNILIGSFSGIGYLEFARSLAPVALICLLVQVGWLWWLYPEVRSLKPFPTYPLVRYRLFKPLLFKSLWVTAGLLIAFLTGYPLADSALIAASILLITRRVNSDRILGNIDWNLLVMFAGLFVITHATQELGILNNLTGSIEQPPSLLAVTVILSNLISNVPAVLVLQSLIPKGDTQAWLLLAAASTLAGNLTLLGSVANLIVAEVGGKQGYRLSFQEHLRFGLPLTLVTLVIAYFWIY from the coding sequence ATGATACTACTTAAATACTTAGTTTTGGGCCTGACCTACTTGGGTTTGGGTTTGGGATACTTGCCAGGACTGCGAATGAACCGTGCTGCGATCGCGATCGCAGGTTCTGGTTTGGTTGTGGCTTTGGGAATTCTTAACCTTAACTCAGCTTGGGAAGCAATTGACGCTGGAACTATTGTTTTCCTATTAGGGATGATGGTTGTTAATTCGGCTTTGGGAGCCTCTGGTTTTTTTCAATTAGCTCTAGTCTTTTTGACTCGCTTCGGTAAGAGTCCCTTGGGAATTTTGGTGGCTATCACCTTTGGTAGCGGCATTTTATCAGCATTTTTCCTCAACGATACAACCGCTATTTTATTAACGCCTTTAACATTGACTTTGACTCGCTCTCTGTCTGTGAATCCATTACCTTATTTATTAGCTTTAGCGGGAGGTACTAATTTGGGTTCCGTCGCGACTATCAGTGGGAATCCGCAAAATATTCTGATTGGTTCTTTTTCGGGAATCGGCTATTTAGAATTTGCGCGATCTCTTGCACCTGTTGCTTTAATTTGTCTCTTGGTTCAGGTGGGTTGGCTGTGGTGGCTTTATCCAGAAGTACGTTCTTTGAAACCTTTTCCCACTTATCCCTTAGTTCGTTATCGTCTTTTTAAACCTTTATTATTTAAAAGTTTATGGGTGACGGCGGGACTTTTAATCGCATTTTTAACGGGATATCCTTTAGCAGATTCGGCTTTAATTGCTGCTAGTATCTTATTGATTACTCGTCGAGTCAATAGCGATCGCATTTTGGGTAATATAGACTGGAACCTGCTAGTAATGTTTGCGGGATTGTTTGTGATTACTCATGCTACCCAGGAACTAGGAATATTAAATAATTTAACGGGTTCGATCGAGCAGCCACCAAGTTTATTGGCAGTCACGGTAATTCTTTCTAATTTAATTTCTAATGTGCCGGCTGTGTTGGTTCTCCAGTCTCTTATTCCGAAAGGAGATACGCAAGCTTGGTTGCTATTGGCGGCTGCTTCTACCCTGGCGGGGAATTTAACTTTATTGGGTTCTGTGGCTAATTTGATTGTGGCGGAGGTGGGGGGTAAGCAAGGTTATCGGCTGAGTTTTCAGGAACATTTACGATTTGGCTTGCCCTTGACTTTGGTCACTTTGGTCATTGCTTATTTTTGGATATATTGA
- a CDS encoding diguanylate cyclase domain-containing protein, with product MREFSTEGMPEREWYRMLWENLPCIYFVIDARGIVFSVNQFGANRIGYSQRELTSQLIFSIFNSECRDCLEEQFFAFAQQTNSHSSPTSALREARITCKDGSILTVKSILHALPPLTGEEIARERTLVSGNCQLPLILLICEILSVPITNVETSSEKKYSQLAEEALERERNLFTTGPVTIFRWRPQENWQVEYVSPNVVQFGYEASDFISGKLFYTNIIHQEDLARVVAEFQSYSEAGATSFEHNYRIVKGDGLIRWVYDFTSVTRNSIGEIAYCDGYVLDITESKLAQIALRQQAERERLVGQIQARIRSSLDLNAVLNTAAAEVRQFLATDRVIIFRFRPDWSGDVVVESASKGTMSILNTNLYDPCFGQTYVGQYQKGRIRAIEDIYNAGLSECHVNLLSNCKVRANLVVPIIQSDQTVKNSPSSSSVVNRGSQNQNSLWGLLIAHHCNNTRQWQSWEMELLKQLATQIAIAIEQSQLYQQLEAANQELQNLASLDGLTKIANRRRFDEVLTQEWQRLIVEPIRLSLILCDIDCFKAYNDTYGHQAGDSCLQQVATAIRDACREIPPERLYLVARYGGEEFAVILPNTGITDAIAVAEEIRRRIQTLAIPHQQSFVSEYITLSLGVASADAAEALPETLIAAADKALYEAKSLGRDRVVAKE from the coding sequence ATGCGAGAATTTTCCACAGAAGGAATGCCTGAACGGGAGTGGTATCGAATGCTGTGGGAAAATCTTCCCTGCATCTACTTTGTTATAGATGCTAGAGGTATTGTTTTTTCCGTAAATCAGTTTGGTGCAAACCGCATCGGTTATAGTCAACGAGAGTTAACTTCCCAACTAATTTTTAGCATTTTTAACTCAGAATGTCGCGATTGCCTAGAAGAGCAGTTTTTCGCTTTCGCACAGCAGACAAACAGCCATTCATCTCCAACCTCTGCCTTAAGAGAAGCGCGTATAACTTGCAAAGATGGTAGCATTCTGACTGTAAAATCGATCTTACACGCCTTGCCGCCACTAACTGGGGAAGAAATCGCCAGAGAGAGAACATTGGTAAGTGGTAATTGCCAATTACCCTTAATTCTACTAATTTGTGAAATCCTATCTGTGCCAATTACTAATGTGGAAACAAGCTCAGAAAAAAAATATAGCCAACTTGCAGAAGAAGCTTTGGAACGAGAGCGAAACCTGTTTACAACTGGCCCAGTTACAATTTTTCGCTGGCGACCCCAAGAAAATTGGCAAGTGGAATACGTCTCCCCAAATGTCGTACAATTCGGCTATGAAGCTAGCGATTTTATCAGCGGTAAATTGTTTTATACTAATATTATTCATCAGGAAGACTTAGCGAGAGTCGTGGCGGAATTCCAAAGTTATAGCGAAGCAGGAGCGACTTCTTTTGAACACAATTACCGGATTGTTAAAGGAGATGGTTTAATCCGCTGGGTGTACGATTTCACCTCAGTTACCCGTAATAGTATTGGCGAAATTGCTTATTGCGATGGGTATGTTTTAGACATTACGGAGAGCAAACTCGCCCAAATTGCGCTTCGCCAGCAAGCGGAAAGAGAACGCTTAGTTGGACAAATTCAAGCTCGCATTCGCTCTTCCTTGGACTTAAATGCAGTTCTCAATACTGCGGCCGCAGAAGTGAGGCAATTTCTGGCAACTGATAGAGTAATTATTTTCCGTTTTCGACCAGACTGGAGTGGCGATGTGGTGGTAGAATCGGCGAGTAAGGGAACAATGTCAATTTTGAATACAAATCTCTATGACCCTTGTTTTGGACAAACCTATGTAGGACAGTACCAAAAAGGTAGAATTCGAGCTATAGAGGATATTTACAATGCTGGTTTGAGCGAGTGTCACGTCAATTTATTAAGCAACTGTAAGGTGAGAGCAAATTTAGTAGTGCCCATTATTCAAAGCGACCAAACAGTTAAAAATTCACCTTCCTCCTCTTCAGTTGTTAATAGAGGCAGTCAAAATCAAAATAGTTTATGGGGTTTGCTAATTGCTCACCATTGCAACAACACTAGGCAATGGCAGTCTTGGGAGATGGAGTTGCTAAAACAATTGGCTACTCAAATTGCGATCGCGATCGAGCAATCTCAACTTTACCAGCAGTTAGAAGCAGCTAACCAAGAGTTACAGAATTTAGCCTCCTTGGACGGCCTGACAAAAATAGCTAATCGCCGCCGATTTGACGAAGTTCTTACCCAAGAGTGGCAGCGGTTAATAGTTGAACCCATACGGCTATCTTTGATTTTGTGTGATATAGACTGTTTTAAAGCTTATAATGACACTTACGGCCACCAAGCAGGTGATTCTTGTTTGCAACAAGTAGCCACTGCCATCCGCGATGCTTGCCGCGAAATTCCGCCGGAACGCCTCTATTTGGTAGCGAGATATGGAGGGGAAGAATTTGCAGTTATTCTGCCGAATACAGGAATTACAGATGCGATCGCAGTGGCAGAGGAAATCCGCCGTCGCATCCAGACTTTAGCAATTCCCCACCAGCAATCTTTTGTCTCGGAGTATATCACCCTCAGTTTAGGCGTAGCGAGTGCTGACGCTGCTGAGGCTTTGCCGGAAACTTTGATTGCTGCTGCTGACAAGGCCCTCTACGAGGCAAAATCTTTAGGTCGCGATCGCGTTGTGGCGAAGGAATAA